In Oncorhynchus masou masou isolate Uvic2021 chromosome 28, UVic_Omas_1.1, whole genome shotgun sequence, the DNA window TGGATCCCATACCAGGAGGGAGGGTAGACCCCACGGGGGAGGACAGTCTGTAGAGCCCCAGCATTGTAgaaagagggtgaggagggtgaccATGGGGGGAGGCATGGAAATAGGTGGAGGTGGGAGGCCCGTAGGCATGGCCGCCGAAGGGATTCCCCGCTACGGTGGGCGAGTAGTGTCTGTGGGTGGAGTAGCCGAGGGGCGGGGTGAAGGGGTTCAGGGGCATGTGTTGGTGGAAGGGGGGCAGGCTCTGAGGGTAGGGACGTGGCGGGAGAACAGGCCTGGAGGTTGGAGGTTCGGCACAGGACCGTGAGTCTGCTCCTTCCCCTGCCAAGGctggggtggtggtggtctgGGCCGGGTTGTTCAGGGGGTCCAGGAGGCTGAGCAGGTCCACATCCTCCCCGTCATTGAAGTCCATCTTGGTGGGCTGCAGCATCAGGTCGCCCCCCATCCCAAGGGCCTGCCGGAACTCCTGCCCCCCTGCTGTAGTGGTCCCACCATCCCCCACTACCCCCGGCTTGGTCCGGGGCTGGGGCACTGGTGGCGGACCCAAGACCTTACCTGGCTCTGGGGTTTTCCTCCCCTGGGGGCGGGGGATGGTGATGCACTCCCCTTGGCTGGGGGTGGTGAAGAGATCCGGCCGCTCGAGGACCCCGGGACCGAAGCTCTCTCGGCTAGGGGGCCGCAGCTCTTCCAGGTCAGGGGGGGGGACGGACAGGGGTCGGTCCCAATTCGGAGACACCCGGCCGGACATGGCCATATCATCCTGCCCATGCATGCTCCACATCTTGTTGTAGGGGTTGGAGTGCTTGAGGCCTGGAAGGGTGCCACTCAGGTCCATCCGCTACAGAGGAAAGAAACAAGAGAATAAAATAGCTGATAACCTGTACTATCAAATGCTATATAATGTAACATGAGTATAGATAATGTACCACAGAAGTCTAACAATTTTTTTAACCGGCTCGTGTGCTGTTTTTGGCACGCAAACCGGGAGTTTCTGACCCCTGAAATCCAGTTTTGATACAGGTCTGTAGCCACCATGTCCCACGTGTCCTCTGGTACCTGGTAGATTAATTTCTGCTGCTCCTGGGGGTCTTTGGGTGTGCGGAGGTCCTCCAGGCTCTTGGCCAGGCTGAGTTGCTGTCCCTCAGGCTCGTCCAAGCAGCTGAACATGTTCCCCAGCAGGTTGATATCAGCAAACTTCTCCATCACTGGGCTGGGCGGGGCTGTGTAGGAGGGGCCGCTGATgggctcctccccctcctccgccTCTTTCAGGGAGCGGTAAGGAGGCGGCCTGTCGGACAAATTATTTAATTAGTTACATGCATGTGTGCAAGGCTGCACGCACAGTTGTACATCATTAATATTGTCACATTCAGTACAGTAAATTGTTGacaggggtgggcaattccagtcctcgggggcctgattaATTGATTAATGGAGGcaaatcatgatcttcagtttagaatataatttgattaatcagctgtgtttacTAGGGATGgcgaaaaagtgtgacaccaatcagacccccgaggactggagttaccCACCCCTGTGAGCAGTTACACTGTTACAGTCCCAGCACATAGATATGATTATTAAAGGAAATTCAaccattttgaatgttatataATTCCTGTGCATATCGGAGCGATGTTCTATCGATTCTCAGGGTCATGTTTTCATGTGTACCTGAGCTTACTGCCGTTCAAGCAGGCAAAAATACATCCTACATCATATGATGCAAACGGATTATGCTGTATTCCTGCCTGCTTGAACGGCAATCTGTCTCTACACACGCTGTCGCTACACTTGCTGTCGCTACACTTGCTGTCTCTACACTTGCTGTCTCTACACTTGCTGTCTCTACACTTGCTGTCTCTACACTTGCCTGACTGAGGCCTGTTTTGTTTTGCTACAGGATAAGCTATTATTGCAGCAGATTTTAATGTTTGCTGGCAATGGAGCCAAAAATCATTTGAGAGATGGACCACAAAACATAATGCAGACAGCAGAAAGAGATCGTGTTCAGCCAATCAGAAAACAATCAAAGAAAAAACATTGGAAGAGTTGCGGATCAGCTGCCCAATCATGCATCGAGCCAGACAGAGATAAGCCAATCAAAGAAGCACTACACAATGAAGTGAGTGCATTATCATAGGTAGGAGTGCAGCGTACAGGGGTGACCATTCGAAGGGGGCAGAGAAGAGAAAGTTCTCGGGGAAGCTGGCAATGGAGTGGTCTTCGTGCTGCAGCTCGTCGCCTGATGAGTCCTCGGACAGAAAGACTGTGTAGTGACGTGTGGGACGGCCACCACTGGGGGAGGTAGATAAGcataggcagagagagaaagaaaggccaTGACAGTGATAGGAGAGATAAAGTGATATCCCATATCCCACAcagagcagcgagagagagagaggatggagagagagagagagagaggatggagagagagaggatggagggagagagagagagagacagacaaagagaaagaaaatTGATTCATTTTTTGTATATCAGATGTTTTTGTGTGAAAGGTTatctttaaaaaataatttatgtATGACTGAAAGATATAGAACAGAACACTTTAATTTGATTGAATGATTTTTTTGTTTTTCAATAAGGTGTGAGAAATGGAGAGATGATTGAAAAAGACTGAAAGAGAGAAATCTTAGCCTTGGCCTGTGACATATTTTTCTTCATTGGTAACAGACCAATCCAACAACTTATTTTCATAGGCCACAAGAGAGCAGCAAACATATGTAGACTTCACCAAACACGAGTCTGAGTGTCGTCTGTGGGTCTTCAATCAAGTGGTTTTaacttttaaccaatcagcattcaggattagacccatgcattgtataaaaaaaacaaataagtaTTCCCACCTTTGAATAACACACTTAGATTGTTACAGCTTTGTTAATCTAGTGGCCAAATCCAGCCTAAAAACTCCATGAATATTTGATTGAACCTTTCTCACAGTTAAATCACAAACACACTATGAACTGAAAACACTGGAAACCCCGAGGTGTAATGTATTGAGAATAGTTGGCTAACTCCCAATGGTTAGCTTCATGCTACTCTACACCTCAGGAGACTGTGAAATTGGCTAACTCCCAATGGTTAGCTTCATGCTACTCTACACCTCAGGAGACTGTGAAATTGGCTAACTCCCAATGGTTAGCTTCATGCTACTCTACACCTCAGGAGACTGTGAAATTGGCTAACTCCCAATGTGTCAATAACATGGTAGTGGGTATAGTTGCAAGTTCTTCATTATTAGTATAGGACAGGGTTCTCCAACTTCAGTCCAAAATAATCAACTAATTGTGTTCTTCCTTTTTGGATTTCTGCAGGGCTTGAGCAAAAGCCTGCACATCCAGTATCTATCCAGCACTGGAGCTGGAGAACCCTGTCCTAATGAAAACTAAAACAATTTGTTGTAGTTGCAGACCTCAGTAAGTGTGTAGCTTATTAGGAACTAGGTGATGAAGATGGTGATGATGAAGATGGGTGATGaggatgtgtatagtgcagatTATGAGGGActagatgatgaagatgatgggtGATTTGAGGATATGTAAAGTGTAGCTTATGAGGAACTAGGTGATGACGATgatggtgatgtgtatagtgtagcTTGGTGGTCTTACTGTTCAGGGCTACTCTCCAGGCCCACGTTGCTGCGAGGTCTCTTGGCCACCTGAGGCCTAGGTGGACGGGCCTGtggaaatataaaaaataaaacaaactcACAAACAAACTATTCCAATCGAGTTACACTAACGGACACAGACACAAAATATTGTGCACATTTGTTAGCCCATATGCATGTTGATATGTCAATACACATGCTTAGACAGCCCGTATGTGAATATCAGTTGATAGGTAAAATGTCATATCCACACAGAATATAGTGATCTTCTCCTGTCTGACACCAAAGACATTCCGCAAAAAAATGTGGTGAACCCTAAACCTTGGATGGGGTAGGATGTGTCATAACAGAGCAACCCTACAGCTAGAGACCAGGTGTGGTCAGAGGTCATGGGGTTCAGtgaggggttagaggtcaaatGTGATCTGGTATTTCCAGCTGCCCAAGCTGcccccagccctgaccctaacccagAGGGTCAAACTCAGTGGGAGGAGGTAGGAAAGAACTACAAGactaattagtgtgtgtgtgtgtgtgggggggggggggggacaatagaGTCTGGGAAACAATAGAGTCTGGGAAACTATAGAGACTGGGAAACTATAGAGACTGGGAAACTATAGAGTCTGGGAAACTATAGAGCCTGGGAAACAATAGAGACTGGGGAAACAATAGAGACTGGGGAAACAGAGTCTGGGAAACAATAGATAGAGTCTGGGAAACAATAGAGTATGGCAAACAATAGAGTATGGGAAACAATAGAGTCTGGGAAACTATAGAGACTGGGaaactatagagactgggacaCAATAGATAGGGTCTTGGAAACAATAGAGTATGGGAAACAATATAGTCTGGGAAACTATAAAGACTGGGAAACAGAGTCTGGGAAACTATAGAGACTGGGAAACTATAGAGACTGGGAAACTATAGAGACTGGGAAACTATAGAGACTGGGAAACTATAGAGACTGGGGaactatagagactgggacaCAATAGATAGGGTCTTGGAAACAATAGAGTATGGGAAACAATATAGTCTGGGAAACTATAAAGACTGGGAAACAGAGTCTGGGAAACTATAGAGACTGGGAAACTATAGAGACTGGGAAACTATAGAGACTGGGAAACTATAGAGACTGGGAAACTATAGAGACTAGGAAACTATAGAGCCTGGGAAACTATAGAGCCTGGGAAACTATAGAGCCTGGGAAACTATAGACATAGACAGGGAAACAATAGAGTGTGGGAAACAATAAAGACTGGGGAAACAATAGAGACTGGGGAAACAATAGAGACTGGGGAAACAATAGAGACTGGGGAAACAATAGATAGAGACTGGGAAACAATAGATAGAGTCTGGGAAACAATAGAGCCTGGGAAACAATATAGACTGGGGAAacaagagagactggggaaacaagagagactggggaaacaagagagactggggaaacaagagagacaggggaaacaagagagacaggggaaacaagagagactggggaaacaagagagactggggaaacaagagagactggggaaacaaTAGAGACTGGGGAAACAATAGAGTCTGGGGAAACAATAGAGTCTGGGAAACAATAGAGTCTGGGAAACAATAGAGTCTGGGAAACAATAGAGTCTGGGAAACAATAGAGTCTGGGAAACTATAGAGACTGGGAAACTATAGAGACTGGGAAACAATAGATTGAGTGTGGGAAACAATAGAGTCTGGGAAACAATAGAGACTGGGAAACAATAGAGACTGGGACACAATAGAGTGTGGGAAACTATAGATTGAGTGTAGGAAACAATAGAGTCTGGGAAACAATATAGACTGGGAAACAATAGACTCTGGGAAACAATAGAGTCTGGGAAACAATAGAGTCTGGGAAACAATAGAGTCTGGGAAACAATAGATTGAGTGTGGGAAACAATAGAGTCTGGGAAACAATAGAGTCGGGAAACAATAGAGCCTGGGAAACAATAGAGCCTGGGAAACAATAGAGACTGGGGAAACAATAGAGGCTGGGATACAATAGAGGCTGGGAAACAGAGTCTGGGAAACAATAGAGACTGGGGAAACAATAGAGTCTGGGAAACAATAGAGGATGGGAAACAATAGAGGCTGGGAAACAATAGATTGAGTGTGGGAAACAATAGAGTCTGGGAAACAATAGATTGAGTCTGGGAAACAATAGAGTCTGGGAAACAATAGATTGGCTGGGAAACAATAGAGTCTGGGAAACAATAGAGGCTGGGAAACAATAGAGAGTCTGGGAAACAATAGAGTCTGGGAAACAATAGAGTCTGGGAAACAATAGAGTCTGGGAAACAATAGAGTCTGGGAAACAATAGAATCTGGGAAACAATAGAGGCTGGGAAACAATAGGTTGAGTCTGGGAAACAATAGCGAGgtagggagtgagaggaggaagaagagaggaaagggagggatgggTGTAAAAAGTGAAAGGCTTAATTAATCCTGAGCAGGGAGGGaggtcatgggggggggggggtatgtgtgtgtggtgtggtgtgtgagtgtgatagGGGGAGCTTCTTCATCATTGCACCACGAATGATGACACCTTTTCTTAAGGATCTTTAGAACGATGTGTTTGTGTGGTGGGGGTTGTTATCGCTGGGATAGAACCAAAGCCTGTGGGTCCTCGGGACCAGGCATAGGATTGAAGGGAAATGTGAAGAGAAGCATTACACAAGCTCCAGAGAAATAGCTCAGGCCAGTGTAACATACGACAGTGGCTTAGCAGCCATGAGTTTAAGTAACTGTTAAAGAGCTGTGCACtagatctctcacacacacacacacacacacacacacacacacacacacacacacacacacacacacacacacacacacacacacacacacacacacacacacacacacacacacacacacacacacacggaaactcAGGTATACACACTGAAACAGAGCAGAAAGATCAGGTGAATGAATGGGAGTGGATTAGTCCCTCCAGTCAACGGTAGGTTAAGGtaaggaaagggggatacataGTCAGTTCTCCAACTGAAAGGCACCTTCCACatttttaacccaacccctcttaatcgacatccacgtcatcgGCACCTGGGTAACAGTTATTGttgtgggttaactgacttgctaaAGGGCAGAAgggcagatttttccaccttaccggctcagggatttgaaccagcaaccttttggttaatggcccaacgctctaaccgctaggctacctgtcgttCAAAGGTCACCCTGTACCTCTGAGAGCACAGCATGATAGATGGAACATACCTGTGACGCATACTCTGACAGTATACCAGTTGataagcacgcacgcacacactccaaATCACAAACTCAGGTGCCAAGGCCAGAGActagaggtagaggggtagagtggGCAGGTACTCACGGGCCGCGCGTTGCCGCATTGGAGCCTGGGAGGAGGGGGCCGAGGGGGAGGCTCTCGGAGGGGCTGCACCAGATACACCCAGGGGTCACACACATAAATAGCAATGGAGGGACATGATAATGTACACATTCTGTAtatggatgcacacacacacacacacactacattacatGTACATATTTGTTTCATCTTCAGATGGAGTGACAATACACAACccccaccacacaaccacaccagacaacccccaccacacaaccacaccatacaacccccaccacacaaccacaccagacaacccccaccacacaaccacaccagacaaccacaccagaccagacaacccccaccacacaaccacaccagacaacccccaccacacaaccacaccatacaacccccaccacacaaccacaccagacaacccccaccacacaaccacaccagacaacCCCCACCACACAACCAAACCAGACAACCACATCAGACAACCCCCACCACACAACCAAACCAGACAACccccaccacacaaccacaccagacaacCCCCACCAGAAAACCAAACCAGACAAtccccaccacacaaccacaccagacaacccccaccacacaaccacaccagacaacCCCCACCACACAACCAAACCAGACAACCCCCACCACACAACCAAACCAGACAACCCCCACCAGAAAACCAAACCAGACAACccccaccacacaaccacaccagacaacCCCCACCACACAACCAAACCAGACAACccccaccacacaaccacaccagacaacCCCCACCACACAACCCCACCAGACAACCCCACCAGAAAATCTCCACCACACAACCACATTAGacaaccactacaacatcccCTCCACTCAATACCAGtattgatttgatttttatttattttatgttgTACTGTAAAGTAGGGTTGCTTACTAGCTTGATTTAACACCAACACAAAAACAGATGTTGCTAGGCCCTCCTTGAACAAAGTCTCAGCTAACTGACACTGTATCCTCGTTGCGGATGACAATGCTTTTAATGAACGTTGtcctgacaggtgtgtgtgtattttagaaagagagaggacgtgTGTGTCCTAATTATTCAGCGCTATaatgagaggaagagatggatggagggtgctGGGAGCAAAACCTCAAtgacgttctctctctctgtatctccctcccatctctcttctcacccccaccaccccctcttttctctcttcatAGCAGCGGAGGAGGCAGAGGCATGAGGGCTACTGGGGGGGGTTACCATAGCGACATAATGAACGGGGTCCTCTGTCAGCGTGGTGTCACCATCGTCACGGTGATGTGTCTTGGAGTCCCCTGTGGTCTTGGTGACACAACGTGGGTGACAGTGGTTGAGATGCTTTTCAGACCAGAGTAACTCTTAACCTTCCCCTTGTTTAAAGCTTTAACAACACTTTATGTCTTGGAGTATGTCGTCTAAGTattgatttgattttttatttattttatgttgACTGTAAAGTATTACGCTTGATTTCACTCCAGCTTAGTTAGGGTTGCTAGACACTAACTAGTGGAATGGTTTAACTGAGATCCAATGCTATTATTGTTTAAAAATGAGATCCGTTGGTATTATTACGTTTAGAAATtagatccaatggtattatttagaaatgagatccaatagtattatttagaaatgagatccaatagtattatttagaaatgagatccaatggtattattacgtttagaaatgacatccaatggtattatttagaaatgagatccaatggtattattacatttagaaatgagatccaatggtattattacatttagaaatgagatccaatggtattattacgtttagaaatgacatccaatggtattatttagaaatgagatccaatggtattattacaatggtttagaaatgagatccaatggtattatttagaaatgagatccaatggtattatAGAAATGAGATCCGTTTAGAAATGACATCCAATGGTattatttagaaatgagatccaatagTATTATTTAGAAATGAGATTCAATGGTATTATTACAATGGTATTATTAcatttagaaatgagatccaatggtgttattacatttagaaatgagatccaatggtattattacatttagaaatgacatccaatggtattatttagaaatgagatccaatagTATTATTTAGAAATGAGATTCAATGGTATTATTACttttagaaatgagatccaatggtgttattacatttagaaatgagatccaatggtattattacaatttagaaatgagatccaatggtattattacatttagaaatgacatccaatggtattatttagaaatgagatccaatagTATTATTTAGAAATGAGATTCAATGGTATTATTACttttagaaatgagatccaatggtgttattacatttagaaatgagatccaatggtattattacatttagaaatgagatccaatggtattattacgtttagaaatgacatccaatggtattattacaatggtattatttagaaatgagatccaatagtattatttagaaatgagatccaatggtattatttaGAAATGATATCCAATAGTATTATTTAGaatgagatccaatggtattattacgtttagaaatgagatccaatggttttatttagaaatgagatccaatggtattattacgtttagaaatgacatccaatggtattattacatttagaaatgagatccaatggtaatattacatttagaaatgagatccaatggtattatttataaatgagatccaatggtattattaAAAACGATCCAattagaaatgagatccaatgcTACTATTACGTTTAGAAATGACATCCAATGGTATTATTTAGaatgagatccaatggtattatttagaaatgagatccaatggtattatttaaaaatgagatccaatggtattatttaAAAATGAGATCCAATAGTATTATTTAGAATtgagatccaatggtattattacgTTTAGAAATGACATTCAATGTTattatttagaaatgagatccaatagtattattacatttagaaatgagatccaatgcTACTATTACGTTTAGAAATGACatccaatggtattattacgTTTAGAAATgatccaatggtattatttagaaatgagatccaatagTATTATTAcgtttagaaatgagatccaatagtattatttagaaatgagatccaatggtattatttagaaatatccaatggtattatttagaaatgagatccaatggtattatttagaaatgagatccaatagTATTATTAcgtttagaaatgagatccaatagTATTATTATgtttagaaatgagatccaatagTATTATTACATTTCCAATGGTATTATTACGAGTGGAGACTCAGTGACATGGATGACAGGATGGATCAGAGTGAGTGGAGACTCAGAGACATGCATGATAGAGTGGTGTGAAACATAATGAAAGTGTGTGAAACAAGGAATGAGTGCAACAAAAGAGATGGAACGATAGAGAACCAATAACGATTGTGATAAAATTATAGAACTGACAGCACAGTAGCAAAAGGAGGACAGTCACACTGTGTAAATCAGatagatatttatatatttctataGTTATAACGATGACTGTAAATAGGAAAGACTGGGGGAGACTTTTTTTGAAACAACTGTGACTATAGGACAGTAGTGTTTTTTTAGGAGCATATGTGTCATTCCTAAATATAGCAGCATTAAAACAGTCAGTCCAACAGATTGACAGTCAGTGAGGAGAGATCAGACAGTTGAAGATATGAGGTTTTATACGCTGCTTATGGTTTTGCAGACTTACAGTATAGGAGgccttctctcacacacacacacaccctcattgACCTCTAAAACTCACCCCCCTTTctatccctcctttcctctcaccCACCTGTCCAAAGTGCACAGTGATAGGACGCCGTTCGTCCCAGGTTCGGGCGCTGCTGTCCTTTCCGTCTGTGGAGGTGGGCGACCCGGCAGTGGTGCCCTCCTCCCCGGTGCCCGTTCCTGTGCCACCAGTGCCCACTGTCGAGGAGTAGCCATTCTCTGCCAGCTCCTGGAGAGGGGCACAAGAATACGGAGGAGGTTGGCGTGACTGGAGGGGGTATTGGTGGTGATGGTCCCCatgcagggagagggggagtggaaggTCGAGGGAAGAGGCCCTACAGGGCTatagtggagggggggggggcataggtGAGGGGTACGAGGGTAGGGACGGCCAAAGCAGGATAAAAGGAGGGCCAAATAGGGGTTAGAGGGGCAGATAGAGGATTTAAGGAACAGAATATGGCCATATTTGGAGAaagggtgtgagagagggagggagaggaccaATATGAAGGAGCAGAATTGTAAAGATGTAAAGTTGGAGGGTCAAgttgagaggtgagaggtcaacaTAGGATCAAATTGAGAGTGTCAAGATGAGAGGTTAACAGAAGGTCAAGTTGAGAGGGTCAAGTTAAGGGGATCAGGTTGGATAGGTGAGAGGTCAACAGAGAGTCAGGTTGGAGAGATAATCACACAGCGGAAGGAAGAGTGACAGCCAGGTGTGGGAGAGGAAAAAACATCAGTGAGTGAATTCTGTCATCCATTGAGTGGCAGcgcatttgtgtgtgtctgtgtgtgtgtcagttgtgTTCTGTGAAGTTGTTCTTCAGGCGGTGATTTGGACCAAAGACAGACATTGATAAAGATGAACAAAACCCAAACGCTGAACATAGAGAACTAGGCACCTTTTGTTTTAGTCGGCTCTTGACTTCCTTTATCCCCATCCTGGCATGATCTTTAGCCTTTGGAGGAAAACACACAAAGGGTTATTTAGCAGATTTAGTTTCTGTTGATGTCTGTAAGTCAGGAGTCATCTTGCGTTCTACCTTTAAAGGGGCtatcagcagttgctacatccatttttggactctgtcagagtgaccatcaagatcttggtcacctccctgaacaaggcccttctccccgattgctcaatttggccgggcggccagcactaggaagagtcttggtggttccaaacttcttccattaaagaatgatggaggccactgtgttcttggggacattcaaagctgcagaaatgttttggtacccttccccagatctgtgcctcgacaaaatcgGACAATTCcgttgacctcatggcttggtttttgctatgacatgtactgtcaactgtgggaccttatatagacaggtgtacctttccaaatcatgtccaatcaattgaatttaccacaggtggactccaatcaagttgttgaaacatctcaaggatgagtaATAGAAACAGggagcacctgagctcaattttgagtcttacgtaaataaggtagctgttttttatgtttaatacatttgcaaaaccatTTTAAAACctgctttgctttgtcattataggctattgtgtgttgattgatgaggacaAGAaataattgaatcaattttagaatatggctgtaacgcaAGTAAACGTGGAAAAGGggaatgtgtctgaatactttctgaatgcgctgtacATACACTCactggacagtttattaggtacacccttcctacagacagtgagtcacatggCCATGGCTTGCtttataaagcaggcagacaggcagagacattcagttactgttcgtttgaaagttagaatgggcaaaacgagtgacctaagcgactttgagcgtGATATGATCGTAGGTGTCAGGCAAGccggatccagtatctcagaaatggcCGCCCTGCTaggcttttcacgcacgacagtgtctaTGATTTACCTACAATGGTGCGGAAAAAAACcatccagtcagcagcagtcctgtgggcgaaaacagctcgttgatgagagataTTGAAGGGAAATGGCAAGaattgtgcaagctaacaggcgggccacaaacataCAAATAA includes these proteins:
- the dennd1a gene encoding DENN domain-containing protein 1A isoform X1 produces the protein MGSRIKDNPEATFEVYLEVTHPGTTGSDPEVRRRFPEDYIDQETLQTVPKFCFPFSVDSLSVSQVGQNFTFVLTDIESKQRFGFCRLSSGAHSCYCILSYLPWFEVFYKLLNILADYTIKGQESQWRELLESLHTLPIPDPGVPVHLSVHSYFTVPDTRELPSIPENRNLTEYFVAVDVNNMLHLYASMLYERRILICCSKLSTLTACVHGSAAMMYPMYWQHVYIPVLPQHLIDYCCAPMPYLIGVHSSLMEKVRGMALDDVVVLNVDTNTLETPFDDLQSLPNDVVSSLKNRLKKVSTTTGDGVARAFLKTQAALFGCYRNALQIQPGEPITFSEEVFVTHRSSAMRQFLQNAIQLQLFKQFIDGRLDLLNAGEGFSDVFEDEINMGEYAGSDKNYHQWLFTVKKGGGAIFNTVRTKANPAMKTVYKFAKDHARMGIKEVKSRLKQKELAENGYSSTVGTGGTGTGTGEEGTTAGSPTSTDGKDSSARTWDERRPITVHFGQPLREPPPRPPPPRLQCGNARPARPPRPQVAKRPRSNVGLESSPEHGGRPTRHYTVFLSEDSSGDELQHEDHSIASFPENFLFSAPFEWSPLPPPYRSLKEAEEGEEPISGPSYTAPPSPVMEKFADINLLGNMFSCLDEPEGQQLSLAKSLEDLRTPKDPQEQQKLIYQRMDLSGTLPGLKHSNPYNKMWSMHGQDDMAMSGRVSPNWDRPLSVPPPDLEELRPPSRESFGPGVLERPDLFTTPSQGECITIPRPQGRKTPEPGKVLGPPPVPQPRTKPGVVGDGGTTTAGGQEFRQALGMGGDLMLQPTKMDFNDGEDVDLLSLLDPLNNPAQTTTTPALAGEGADSRSCAEPPTSRPVLPPRPYPQSLPPFHQHMPLNPFTPPLGYSTHRHYSPTVAGNPFGGHAYGPPTSTYFHASPHGHPPHPLSTMLGLYRLSSPVGSTLPPGMGSMRSAFPNHGGPPPTSGSHHALSNLLDSPSVPTPSLATRVLPKPPNTAEDSNETQDPFGDLLAMAKPAAAPPKKKVEGLRGKWETFD
- the dennd1a gene encoding DENN domain-containing protein 1A isoform X3, with translation MKDGWKQKRETLQTVPKFCFPFSVDSLSVSQVGQNFTFVLTDIESKQRFGFCRLSSGAHSCYCILSYLPWFEVFYKLLNILADYTIKGQESQWRELLESLHTLPIPDPGVPVHLSVHSYFTVPDTRELPSIPENRNLTEYFVAVDVNNMLHLYASMLYERRILICCSKLSTLTACVHGSAAMMYPMYWQHVYIPVLPQHLIDYCCAPMPYLIGVHSSLMEKVRGMALDDVVVLNVDTNTLETPFDDLQSLPNDVVSSLKNRLKKVSTTTGDGVARAFLKTQAALFGCYRNALQIQPGEPITFSEEVFVTHRSSAMRQFLQNAIQLQLFKQFIDGRLDLLNAGEGFSDVFEDEINMGEYAGSDKNYHQWLFTVKKGGGAIFNTVRTKANPAMKTVYKFAKDHARMGIKEVKSRLKQKELAENGYSSTVGTGGTGTGTGEEGTTAGSPTSTDGKDSSARTWDERRPITVHFGQPLREPPPRPPPPRLQCGNARPARPPRPQVAKRPRSNVGLESSPEHGGRPTRHYTVFLSEDSSGDELQHEDHSIASFPENFLFSAPFEWSPLPPPYRSLKEAEEGEEPISGPSYTAPPSPVMEKFADINLLGNMFSCLDEPEGQQLSLAKSLEDLRTPKDPQEQQKLIYQRMDLSGTLPGLKHSNPYNKMWSMHGQDDMAMSGRVSPNWDRPLSVPPPDLEELRPPSRESFGPGVLERPDLFTTPSQGECITIPRPQGRKTPEPGKVLGPPPVPQPRTKPGVVGDGGTTTAGGQEFRQALGMGGDLMLQPTKMDFNDGEDVDLLSLLDPLNNPAQTTTTPALAGEGADSRSCAEPPTSRPVLPPRPYPQSLPPFHQHMPLNPFTPPLGYSTHRHYSPTVAGNPFGGHAYGPPTSTYFHASPHGHPPHPLSTMLGLYRLSSPVGSTLPPGMGSMRSAFPNHGGPPPTSGSHHALSNLLDSPSVPTPSLATRVLPKPPNTAEDSNETQDPFGDLLAMAKPAAAPPKKKVEGLRGKWETFD